GATAGCCATAACTTTAGCAATAAACATAATTGTTCAATAgatatttaattgaataattatgattatttgttaataatcAAGTGACATAACTTTTGAATTTAACAGACATAACTCATCACTATAAATAATGACAATTTTTGGTTAATAACCAAGTGACATAACTTTTCGttatttataacttttcatttgcaaCTATTGAACTAccatatatattttgaaaatgttccaacaatctccccccatttttGAAATACTCTAGATTTTGATAATCTTAGAAATCAATTGCATAAAAAAATGTGTCTTACGGTAGAAtgttcacttagtgaaaacattttaaaattaatcgATGGTAGACTATCCTTTGAACCAAATATCCCATTTGATTAACCAAActatctcacacaatgattttaACACCAGTCAATGCACAATATCcagggacactattatggccatgtgtctgtaatatcttttcatgagtgctgttaTAGTCAAGCCTttgagctcctagaagcggccacacttccactcacataggtagatctcATCGAGAGTGTttccgtaattataacactctaacatatttatgttatgcaTCTATGCATCTATTAAAAGTATAATTCTCATCATTccccttatcattacgggtatcTAACACTTTTTTACCTTGagatgatatattatatattattttataatattggttatgtactttgtctcatttaACTTAAAACTTGACGTTATTGTAACAACTTATATTTCAGTGGTGctggaaacagtggtttcaaaactcTATTTTCTGATGATCAagcctgtaaatattattatttaatagttacgagtatattatagtattatattgaattgataCTTAactaaagtataaggattaaattgtaaaaatgataaaagttaatCAATATAGATTTTTAATTGCTAAAAGAGCTAAAGAATATTATAATAAGGGTCAAAGTGGGAATTAGACCATATTAAACTATAGTTGACGGTTGGTGCTTAGATTTGGGTGATGTACttgttgaaattttaattaaaatactattaaatattaaaatgataataataaacaaaagaaaaagtctATCATCATCATCTTTCTTTCACCAACATCCACCCAATTTTCACCattgaagaagaaataaaagcTCCAAATACTTGAAATATTCGGACATTGCATGCAAATCCAAAtcaagtcctttttatttatttatttatggatttTATGTTTTTATCATCATTGAAATTTGGTTTAGTTAATCGTGTGTTAATTTTTAAAAGGAGCGTTATAAAAGTTGAATGTCAAAGTCCTCTGTATTGACAGGAAATTTTCAGTTTCTGAAGTAAGCAATCGTGAAAGAAGGTGGGTATGAGACGTTGAAAACAGGGTTGTATAAATTTCGATTGAAGTGTGAAAACAAAACGGGGGCTGTCGGCACGTAACGCATGATACTTTGACGTATAATACCCATTTCCAACAAACAAACAGAgagaagataattaaaataatgtaGGATATATTAGGAATAATATTTCACCTGCATCATGTATTTGATTGTAGAAGTGAGTTGCTTTCGGATTGAGAAGTGAGAGAGGTGAGTTGACGAAGGTGGCGTGGAATTAATGGAGCATCATCACGTGAACAGCTGTTGAAGGAAAACGACGTTATCGAATTGCCACATTGCTATTCTACAATTCCCTCCACCGCTTTGTCAGTCTTCACGTGAATTTCCCCAtgcatctctctctctctccgaAAATGACatggaaaatcatcaaaacacaGGACTCAAATCACCTTAATTCGCACCCAATATGGTTCCACCTTTGACGGGTTAATATTAATTTCAACATGCATTAATTACTGTTTAACTACTACTTGGATTCGGTAGTTTTAGCCCTCCTTTGTTTGCTGGAGAGAATCGATGGTCATGATAAAACAGCTCGCCATTTGGACATATTCTTTTCTACAAATTTATATTATGAGACAGAGACAGAGACAGAGAGATGATCTTGAATGGAAAAATATGGAGTACTATTGATCTAATATGAAGTTTTGATTAATTCTCTGAACATTTGGGAAATATCTATTCAGGGATTTGAACCTGAAATATATATAGCAATACAACATGGCTAAAACATGAAGACACTACTAACAGTCATCCATGATCATGATTATCAATTCGTTTTgccttttgttttttattttatacatccAAATAAGTCTAACATTTGCTagccaaaaaaggaaaaaaaaaagaaaagaaaaggtttttgCTAAAGATACTTGTTTTTATTAAGCTAACTTAGCCAAGCATCTCCAAATTCCTGAAGGTTTTGAGTAGGTTGATATGGTTTTCCCATTGGATGAAAACTCCCATTAGACATTGCAACAGGGAACCCTAACCCAGCAGGCCTACTAGTGGCAACTCTCTCCAGTGACTGCACCTGAGTCTTCAAAAACTTGACATAGTGAATTGCCTCATCTAACATGGATGCAGTGTCCATTTTGGTTCCTCCGGGAACAAGCCTTTGAAGTATCCTAATTCTCTCACTTATCCTCTCCCTTCGGTGCCGTGCCGCCACACTTTGAGGGTCCTTTGATATCTTCACGTTTCTTCTCTTTGGTGGCTTCACTGACTCAGGGTCTATATGAATCGGTTGCATAGCGGCTATTCGGAAGATCATCTCCCTCATTGCGGCCATTGAATTCGTCTTTTGGGAAGAGGTGGAAGAAGCATTTGAACCGGATGATAATGCTAATAATTCCCCTGCACTTGCACTGTCTGGGGTAAACGAGAAACTTGGTTCTTGAACCGGGGTTGAACCATTGAATGAAATAGTGGTCGTTGGCAGGTTTGTAAATGGGCCGGGTGAACCAACCTGTGGGTTTTCAACAAAATGCGGCATGCTATTGCCATTGATGCTATAATTGCTAGTATTGGAACTATTGGTAGCGTGATCAGCAAGCTCAGCGTGAGGAAATTCAACGACGTCGTTGTAGTCCCCGTAGAATTCAGGGAGCTTTCCCAtctgcatcatcatcatcctCGTCTTCATTTCATCTCCTGTTGCAGACTTTAACTGGCCAATTTCCATGGGACTGGGAGAATGTCTGATAAACAGAGTGATGGGGAAGATAAAAAGAGAAGTGTATATCAGAATTTGCAGTGAAGGGATAAGAAAATAGGAGCTAGCTACAGCTT
The genomic region above belongs to Gossypium hirsutum isolate 1008001.06 chromosome D05, Gossypium_hirsutum_v2.1, whole genome shotgun sequence and contains:
- the LOC107958131 gene encoding transcription factor HEC2, whose translation is MEIGQLKSATGDEMKTRMMMMQMGKLPEFYGDYNDVVEFPHAELADHATNSSNTSNYSINGNSMPHFVENPQVGSPGPFTNLPTTTISFNGSTPVQEPSFSFTPDSASAGELLALSSGSNASSTSSQKTNSMAAMREMIFRIAAMQPIHIDPESVKPPKRRNVKISKDPQSVAARHRRERISERIRILQRLVPGGTKMDTASMLDEAIHYVKFLKTQVQSLERVATSRPAGLGFPVAMSNGSFHPMGKPYQPTQNLQEFGDAWLS